Proteins found in one Actinokineospora alba genomic segment:
- a CDS encoding M28 family peptidase, translating to MVPQDLADSVTADAVLHHLQAFQRIADRNGGRRASGTPGHEESVDYVAERLIAAGFDVLLQEFPIIYEETVAERLQVGADSVPITVMRHSPDTPPGGITGPLVVLEANGCAESDFDGADYTGTIVLIPRGGGPHWVKQANAAKAGAIGTVIHNTNDEWLLGNLVSPDNARIPTGGIGKADGSALRHKAGHQVTLELRRFSEPRVSRNVIAQTRTGRTDRVVMAGAHLDSVVDGPGINDAGAGCAALLTAALELGGTPEVRNAVRFAWWGAEELGQIGSNHYVRDLTEAQVRDLALYLNFDMLSSPNGGYFVFDGGPGPAGSSHIEQSFVDFLAGRGVETEPLSLFGGFDHAVFVEAGIPTGGLYTGATAIKTPEQARKWGGTAGLAYDPNYHQAADQLSNVDQVMLAHNAAAVGWVIARYAADTDALPLTHNP from the coding sequence ATGGTCCCCCAGGATCTAGCCGACAGCGTCACCGCCGACGCGGTCCTGCACCATCTCCAAGCCTTCCAACGCATCGCCGACCGCAACGGCGGCCGCCGCGCGTCGGGCACCCCCGGCCACGAGGAGTCCGTCGACTACGTGGCCGAACGCCTCATTGCCGCCGGTTTCGACGTGTTGCTCCAAGAGTTCCCCATCATCTATGAGGAAACCGTCGCCGAACGCCTCCAAGTCGGCGCCGACAGCGTCCCCATCACGGTCATGCGCCACTCACCTGACACCCCACCCGGCGGCATCACCGGGCCGCTCGTCGTCCTGGAAGCCAACGGGTGCGCCGAGTCCGACTTCGACGGCGCCGACTACACCGGCACCATCGTCCTGATCCCGCGCGGCGGCGGACCGCACTGGGTCAAGCAGGCCAACGCCGCGAAAGCGGGTGCCATCGGCACGGTCATCCACAACACCAACGACGAGTGGCTCCTCGGCAACCTTGTCTCCCCGGACAACGCCCGCATCCCCACCGGCGGCATCGGCAAAGCCGACGGAAGCGCCCTGCGCCACAAGGCGGGCCACCAGGTCACCCTGGAGCTGAGGCGCTTCTCCGAGCCCCGTGTCTCCCGCAACGTGATCGCCCAGACCAGGACCGGCCGCACCGACCGGGTCGTCATGGCGGGCGCGCACCTCGACAGCGTGGTCGACGGCCCCGGCATCAACGACGCGGGCGCGGGGTGCGCGGCGCTGCTGACGGCGGCTCTGGAGCTGGGCGGCACACCCGAGGTGCGCAACGCCGTGCGGTTCGCCTGGTGGGGTGCGGAGGAACTCGGCCAGATCGGCTCCAACCACTACGTCCGCGACCTCACCGAGGCGCAGGTGCGCGACCTGGCCCTGTACCTAAACTTCGACATGCTCAGCTCACCCAACGGCGGCTACTTCGTCTTCGACGGCGGCCCCGGCCCGGCGGGCTCCTCCCACATCGAGCAGTCCTTCGTCGACTTCCTCGCCGGGCGCGGCGTGGAGACCGAGCCGCTGTCGCTGTTCGGCGGGTTCGACCACGCCGTGTTCGTCGAGGCGGGTATCCCCACCGGCGGGCTCTACACCGGCGCCACCGCGATCAAGACCCCCGAGCAGGCCCGCAAGTGGGGCGGCACGGCCGGTCTCGCCTACGACCCGAACTACCACCAGGCGGCCGACCAGCTGTCCAATGTGGACCAGGTGATGCTCGCCCACAACGCCGCCGCCGTCGGCTGGGTCATCGCCCGGTACGCCGCCGACACCGACGCCCTGCCCCTGACCCACAACCCCTGA
- a CDS encoding MupA/Atu3671 family FMN-dependent luciferase-like monooxygenase — MDFSLFYFADDSDASEQGERYRLLLDGARFADDHGFAAVWTPERHFHPFGGGYPNPAVTGAAVAAVTKNIGIRAGSVVAPLHPPVRIAEEWSVVDNLSGGRVGVSFASGWHAVDFAIRPENYANRRDVVVETINSVRDLWRGNKTTLLDGEGKSVEVKVYPPPVSPELPVWLTSSGSPETFKAAGSLGVGVLTHLLGQDLKDLKAKIATYRESLPEGTPGHVALMLHTFLGADRDEVREVVREPFSAYLRSSIGLIIRASGDILPGVDPDSLSPEDIDFLVERSFDRYFDTGGLFGTVEDGTAMLDQLHEAGVDEVACLIDFVGNTDTVLGGLKYLDRLKNTWKK, encoded by the coding sequence ATGGACTTCAGCCTCTTCTACTTCGCCGACGACTCCGACGCGAGCGAGCAGGGCGAGCGCTACCGCCTGCTGCTCGACGGCGCCCGCTTCGCCGACGACCACGGCTTCGCCGCTGTGTGGACGCCGGAGCGGCACTTCCACCCCTTCGGCGGCGGCTACCCGAACCCGGCGGTGACCGGGGCGGCGGTGGCGGCGGTGACCAAGAACATCGGCATCCGCGCCGGTAGCGTCGTCGCCCCTCTGCACCCACCGGTCCGCATCGCGGAGGAGTGGTCCGTCGTCGACAACCTGTCGGGAGGCCGGGTGGGGGTCTCCTTCGCCTCCGGCTGGCACGCCGTCGACTTCGCCATCCGGCCGGAGAACTACGCCAACCGCCGCGACGTGGTGGTGGAAACCATCAACTCTGTCCGGGACTTGTGGCGGGGCAACAAGACCACGTTGCTGGATGGCGAGGGCAAGTCCGTCGAGGTCAAGGTCTACCCGCCCCCGGTGAGCCCGGAACTGCCGGTCTGGCTTACCAGCTCAGGCAGCCCGGAAACCTTCAAGGCCGCGGGCTCCCTCGGCGTCGGCGTCCTGACCCACCTGCTGGGCCAAGACCTCAAGGATCTGAAAGCAAAGATCGCTACCTACCGCGAATCCCTCCCCGAGGGCACCCCAGGCCACGTGGCCCTGATGCTGCACACCTTCCTGGGCGCGGACCGCGACGAGGTCCGAGAGGTTGTCCGCGAACCGTTCAGCGCTTACCTGCGCAGCTCCATCGGCCTGATCATCCGCGCATCCGGTGACATCCTTCCGGGCGTCGACCCGGATTCCCTGTCCCCGGAGGACATCGACTTCCTGGTGGAACGGTCCTTCGACCGCTACTTCGACACCGGCGGCCTCTTCGGCACGGTCGAAGACGGCACCGCGATGCTCGACCAGCTGCATGAGGCGGGGGTGGACGAGGTCGCCTGCCTGATCGACTTCGTCGGCAACACCGACACCGTGCTGGGCGGCCTGAAGTACCTGGACAGGCTCAAGAACACCTGGAAGAAGTGA
- a CDS encoding MFS transporter, whose product MTKREYDPWVVLGTLLLGMFVMAVGSTSVNTAVPAISDDIGATFDQLLWVINIYTLVLAVLVITAGRLGDLYGPKRLFIVGLTVFTAASVACGLAQSPTQLIAARFVQAIGGALVSPQSLSMISKVFPPEKRGAALGVWGATAGAAVAIGPSLGGLIVSAWGWRWIFLVNVPICLFAVILAAVVIPSLGEVRKRRLDLLGSALATAALFLITYGLIEGKTHDWGPVWGPVTIPMVIGLGLVALAAFVHVERGRQDREPLLPLVILRNRNFSLMAAVTITLVGGVGAMLLLLSIYLQSALSLSAVAAGLIMAIAPAVSIAVAPVSGRLTDKVGGKPVLLVGLVLFAAGLLSIVVAAQAHTDWWNLLPGLVLVGVAMGVTFAPPLVIAMHDIDPAVAGAASGTLNTIRQFGATIGAAAVGALAQSQLASSLRDSAAGQADVLAPPLRDPFLDAMHRAADGGLRVGRGDLAIDVPPGLPETSVDALRAAAQSAFETGMASAVRATFLLPAGLLVLSIVLMTFVRRAASAPEPLPAQPSAVR is encoded by the coding sequence ATGACCAAGCGCGAATACGACCCGTGGGTGGTTCTGGGCACCTTGCTGCTCGGGATGTTCGTGATGGCTGTCGGCAGCACCTCGGTCAACACCGCGGTCCCGGCGATCAGCGACGACATCGGCGCCACGTTCGACCAGCTGCTGTGGGTCATCAACATCTACACCCTGGTCCTGGCCGTGCTGGTGATCACCGCGGGCAGGCTGGGCGACCTGTACGGCCCGAAGCGGCTGTTCATCGTCGGGCTGACCGTGTTCACCGCCGCGTCCGTCGCGTGTGGACTGGCCCAGTCGCCGACGCAGCTGATCGCGGCCCGGTTCGTCCAGGCCATCGGCGGGGCGCTGGTGTCGCCGCAGTCGCTGTCGATGATCAGCAAGGTGTTCCCGCCTGAGAAGCGCGGCGCCGCGCTGGGCGTCTGGGGCGCCACGGCGGGGGCGGCGGTGGCGATCGGACCCAGCCTCGGCGGGCTGATCGTCAGCGCCTGGGGGTGGCGCTGGATCTTCCTGGTGAACGTGCCGATCTGCCTGTTCGCCGTGATTCTGGCGGCCGTGGTGATCCCGTCGCTGGGGGAGGTGCGCAAGCGCAGGCTCGACCTGCTCGGCTCGGCCCTGGCGACCGCGGCGCTGTTCCTGATCACCTACGGGCTCATCGAGGGCAAGACCCACGACTGGGGCCCGGTGTGGGGTCCCGTCACCATTCCGATGGTCATCGGCCTGGGGCTGGTCGCGCTGGCCGCGTTCGTGCACGTCGAGCGGGGCAGGCAGGACCGGGAACCGCTGCTGCCGCTGGTGATCCTGCGCAACCGCAACTTCAGCCTGATGGCGGCGGTCACGATCACCCTGGTCGGCGGTGTCGGCGCGATGCTGCTGCTGCTTTCGATCTACCTGCAGTCCGCGTTGAGCCTGTCCGCGGTTGCCGCCGGGCTGATCATGGCGATCGCGCCGGCCGTGTCGATCGCCGTGGCGCCGGTCTCGGGGAGGCTGACCGACAAGGTGGGTGGCAAGCCGGTCCTGCTCGTCGGGCTCGTCCTGTTCGCCGCGGGCCTGCTGTCCATCGTCGTGGCCGCCCAGGCGCACACCGACTGGTGGAACCTGCTGCCCGGCCTCGTCCTCGTCGGCGTGGCCATGGGGGTCACGTTCGCGCCGCCGCTGGTCATCGCCATGCACGACATCGACCCGGCGGTCGCGGGCGCGGCGTCCGGCACGCTCAACACCATCCGCCAGTTCGGCGCCACCATCGGCGCCGCCGCGGTCGGCGCTTTGGCCCAGTCCCAACTGGCCTCGTCCCTGCGCGACTCGGCCGCGGGTCAGGCGGATGTCCTCGCACCACCCCTGCGCGACCCGTTCCTCGACGCGATGCACCGCGCGGCCGACGGCGGCCTGCGCGTGGGCCGCGGCGACCTGGCGATCGACGTCCCACCGGGCCTGCCCGAGACCTCGGTCGACGCCCTGCGCGCGGCGGCCCAGTCGGCTTTCGAAACCGGCATGGCGAGCGCCGTGCGGGCCACGTTCCTGCTGCCCGCGGGCCTGCTGGTGCTGTCGATCGTGCTGATGACTTTCGTCCGACGGGCCGCGAGCGCGCCCGAACCACTTCCCGCACAGCCATCGGCGGTCAGGTGA
- a CDS encoding MbtH family protein produces the protein MTNPFENNEGTYYALVNDEGQYSLWPEFAAVPAGWTVAHGPAPRQACLDHIEANWTDMRPRSLVEAMARDPR, from the coding sequence ATGACAAACCCCTTCGAGAACAACGAAGGCACCTACTACGCGCTGGTCAACGACGAGGGCCAGTACTCGCTGTGGCCGGAGTTCGCCGCCGTGCCCGCGGGCTGGACCGTCGCGCACGGCCCGGCACCCCGGCAGGCGTGCCTGGACCACATCGAGGCCAACTGGACCGACATGCGCCCCCGCAGCCTGGTCGAGGCCATGGCGCGGGACCCTCGATGA